The Thermodesulfovibrio sp. 3462-1 genome contains the following window.
CTCCCTCTTCTGACTGGACAGCCGAGGGTTGAAGAGCTGCAGACTTTCTGCATAAGCAGAGGGAAATAACCTATCAAGGAGGTAAAAAGAATGAAACAGAGGAAATGGACAGTAGATGAAAAATTGGCAATAGTCCTTGAGGGGCTAAAGGAAAAGGGGGCTTATCAATGGCTCATATGATGATAATCATTACAGGGCAGAGATAGAGAGGCTTCAGAAGGCCATCGGCAAGCAGGCCATACAGATAGAGATTTTAAAAAAACGGAAGAGCTAATGGGAACAAGGTAGAGGCGGTGCAGTGGCTTAAGGGTTCAGGATACACCATAAAAGATGCCTGTAAAGCTCTGGGGATATCAAGGAGCAGCTATTATAGTGCTGCCAGGGGGAAAGGTGTTAATGAGAGGGAAGTATCTCTTAAGGGATAACGAGCTTGTTGAAAAGATAAAGACAGGGCATCCCTTTTGGGGATACAGGAGAGTGACTGCCTGGCTAAGGCATAGAGAAGGCTTAAAGGTGAATCACAAGAGGGTTCAGGGGATCATGAAGAAACATGGGCTGCTTACACCGAGACAGTTCATAAGGCAAAGAGGAGTTCTCAGAGGAGCAAACCCAGGGCTGAAAGACCGAGGCAGTATTGGGGAATAGATATGACGGAATTCATGGTATCTTCTATTGGATGGGTATATCTGGTAATAGTGCTTGACTGGTATACGAAGAAGATAGTGGGCTGGAATCTCACATTAAGGAGCAGGGCAGGAGAATGGGAGGAGGCACTGGAGATGGCAGTAGAGAAGGAATTTCCAGATGGTGTAAGAGGGCAAAGGCTAAAACTTATAAGTGACAATGGTTCGCAGCCGACAGCTACCTCATTTATGAGGGATATGGCAACACTCGGTATTGAGCAGATATTCACCAGTTATGATAATCCAAAGGGCAATGCAGATACCAGAGAGGATGATGAGGACAATAAAAGAGGAGGTAATCTGGCTTAATGAGTTTGGGAGTTTTGAGGAGGCAAGGGAAAGGATAGGAAGATGGATAGAGGTTGATTATAACAAACTATACGTGCACAGTGGGCTGGGCTATATAAGTCCAGAATAATTTGAGGCTGAGTATAAGAGAGAATATTTCCTGGAGGCAGCATGACATCTACATCTTTAGGGCATAAAAAATGTCTTGACAAATGGGGCTGCAGCACAGTATACTTCTGTAGAACTTCAACATAAAGTTCTTGAATGGTGGTGGTGGGGGATTAATATGGCGGAGGTGAAAAGATTGTCAAAGAAAAAGTTCTTTGACTATATAGAATGGGATCCAGTAACTAAACTATATGTTGGTATTATTCCATATGTTCCTGGAGCCCGCTCTCAAGGGAAAACCTTAGAAGAACTAAACCAGAATCTTAAAGAAGTTTTGGAATTATGTTTAGAAGAAATGGAAGATATTGAAGAAAGTTATATATCACATTACCAACAGGGGTAACGGAGGGCAGGAAGTTTTTCACAGGGATTATGAAGTCTGAATCCTCTTAAAACAGAAGGGATTAAACTGCGGTGAAAGGTGAAGGGATAGTTAGATGATAGTGAAAAATACATTTTATAGCACTATAAATGCGTTTTTAAGGTTTTCATCCACAGCTCTACTTTACATAATCCTTGCTCGTGCTTTGGGAGTTGAGGAGTTTGGGCGGTTTGCTTTTGCTTTATCTTTTAGCGGCACATTTCTAACATTTATTGATTATGGGTTCAATCTTTTAGTTGTTAAAGAAGTATCCCAGAATCCAGAAAAGATATCAGATTTAGTAAAGTCAATTATAAATGCAAAGATACTGTTATCTTTATTCTTTACATTAATTTTATTTTTAACCCTTAAAATATTAAATTATCCGAAGGAAACTGTAATTATAGTTGCCATATTGTGGTTATCAGTCATCTTTTATTCTTTTGGTTTTTTCTTTAATTTGGAGGCAGCATGACCTCTACAACTTTAGGGCATAAAAAAGTCTTGACAAATGGGGTGGGGTGCAGCACACCCAGAAGGCTATGGCTTAAGAGGATAAAGGTGGGAGGGGTGGTCTTGTGAGAGAAGGTTTAGTAAATATACACAGATTTTTAGACCATGCAATAAAGCTTTCTCTTGAAGCTGGCAGAGAGATATTAAAGATCTATAACAGCGATATCGTCTCTTCTTCCACCAAGTCTGACAGCTCACCCCTTACAAGTGCAGACCTTACCGCCCACAGATTACTTTCTGAAGGTTTATCATCTACTGACCTGCCTGTCCTCAGTGAGGAAGGAAGGGATCTTTCCTTTGATATTCGTAGACAGTGGTATTATTTATGGCTGATAGACCCTCTTGATGGCACAAAGGAATTTTTGAATAAAAACGGAGAGTTCACAGTAAATATAGCCCTTATCAAAGAAAACTCTCCTGTTATTAGGAGTAATATACGCACCTGCAAAAACATCCTCTATTATGCCTTAAAAAATCAGGGAGCTTGGAAGGTGAAAGGAGAGATAAAAAAGAGACTTCCTGAGTATAGAAGGGGCGAGAGCGAACCTTTAGTTATTACAGGAAGCAGGTCTCATCATACTGAGGAATCCAATAAATTTATAGAAAGATTGAAATCCCTTTATGAACAGATTGAATTTGTGCAGGCAGGAAGTGCTCTGAAATTTTGCCTTGTCGCTGAGGGAGTTGCGGATATATATCCAAGATTCGGTCCAACCATGGAATGGGATAGTGCAGCAGGACAGCTCATCGTGGAAGAAGCAGGTGGTAAGGTTCTTGATGCCAGAAACAGCACACCCCTGGTGTATAATAAAAAGATTTTAAAAAATCCGCACTTTGTTGCATTAAATAATCATCGGCTTAAAGAGGTTTCATGGATAGCGTCTATAGCAGGGTCGCAGAAAACAATGTAGTATGGCACAATGGCTTCGTGAACCGAGTAGATAGAAACGAAGCCTATGGCCATAAAAGCGGTCTCATCTGGTTTACAGGATTATCCTCCTCAGGAAAGTCAACGATTGCCCATGCCTTTGAAAAGAGACTCTTTGAAGAAGGTATAAAGTGTTATGTCCTTGACGGAGACAATATCAGACACGGCCTTAATGCTGATCTCGGGTTCTCTGAGAACGACAAGAGAGAAAACCTAAGGCGCACAGTAGAGGTAGCGCGACTTATGGTTGATGCCGGGCTTATAGTCCTTGCTGCCTTTGTATCACCCTTCAGAAGAGACAGGCAATATATCAGGGAGCGTTTTAAGAATGATAATTTCCTTGAGGTTTATGTGAGATGTTCTGTTGATGAGTGTGCAAGGCGTGTTCCAAAGGGCTATTATGAAAAGACAAGGGCTGGTATCATAAAAGGTTACACAGGGGTTGATTCTCCCTATGAAGAGCCAGAAAACCCTGATCTGATACTGGATACAGAGAAGATGGACAAAGAAAGTTCCATATCGCTTTTATATGAAACCCTGATGAACAGAGGCTGGATTGGATGATAGCTATGATGGGTGCAATAAGCAGGTTATTAAACCTATCCTCAAGAGATAGCCACCTTTCAGAGATACTGAAGGGAGGAGGTATCTCCTTTTTGATGAGCATCATTACTATTGCCTTTGGATATCTCTTCACTCTTATTGTAAGCCGTGCTTATGGAGCAGAGGCGATGGGCATTCTGTCCCTATGCGTCACCTTTATTGGTGTGGCTACACTCATTGGTCAGCTCGGTTTTGAAACATCACTTGTGAGATTTGTGGCTCAGTATAATTCAAATGGTCAGCGTTCACTCATAAAGGAAGTCTACGCAAAGGTGCTAAAAATAGTAATACCGTTGTCAATCTTAGTGTCTGTGCTCATATTTATAAATGCAGACATTATTTCTCAAAAGGTCTTTAATAAACCGCACCTTGAAACATACTTCCGGATAGCCGCCTTGGCAATAGTTCCGATGGTGCTCCTGAACATCAATAAACAGGCCCTGAGGGGACTGAAGAGGATTGGAGAATTCGGTCTTCTCGATGGGGTGATAAATTACTTCTTTGCTCTTATGTTTCTAATTTTATTTAGTCTTTTGCTTGAAAGAAAAACTATATACCCTGTAGTAGCTTATATTGTAGGTATTATTTTTGCAACAGTTCTAAGCAGCGCACTATGGTTTAGACAGATAGAGATACGAAGCCCTTCTGTGGCAATAAACGAGATCAAATACCGTAAGCTCTTAAGCGTCTCTATTTCCATGTTTTTCATCGCGTCAATGCATATGATAATGCAATGGATAGATACCATTATGCTCGGCATCTTCAGGACAGAGGCAGAGGTTGGGATATATAATGTTGCACTGAGGTTAGCCAATCTTACCGCAATAAGCCTTTTTGCCATTAACTCTATTGTAGCACCAAAGTTTGCAGAACTCTATGCGATCAAAGATATGGAAGGTCTTAAACAAACAATTCAGCATTCCACAAGGCTTATATTCTGGTTTTCAGCTCCTGTGCTTTTAGCCTTTATTCTATTGCCGGGCTTTTTCCTCGGATTCTTTGGTGATGAATTCAAAAGAGGAGCTATGGCACTTATAATATTATCCATAGGTCAGTTTGTAAACTCTATATCAGGCTCGGTGGGATATTTTATGAATATGACAGGAAGGGAGAGGGCATGCCAGAACATCCTAACTATTGCCACATTGATTAATATTTTGTTAAACTATTTATTAATACCAGTATTTGGAATGATAGGGGCTTCGATTGCTAC
Protein-coding sequences here:
- a CDS encoding IS3 family transposase; this encodes MRGKYLLRDNELVEKIKTGHPFWGYRRVTAWLRHREGLKVNHKRVQGIMKKHGLLTPRQFIRQRGVLRGANPGLKDRGSIGE
- a CDS encoding DDE-type integrase/transposase/recombinase, producing MTEFMVSSIGWVYLVIVLDWYTKKIVGWNLTLRSRAGEWEEALEMAVEKEFPDGVRGQRLKLISDNGSQPTATSFMRDMATLGIEQIFTSYDNPKGNADTREDDEDNKRGGNLA
- a CDS encoding integrase core domain-containing protein, which codes for MRTIKEEVIWLNEFGSFEEARERIGRWIEVDYNKLYVHSGLGYISPE
- a CDS encoding type II toxin-antitoxin system HicB family antitoxin, which produces MAEVKRLSKKKFFDYIEWDPVTKLYVGIIPYVPGARSQGKTLEELNQNLKEVLELCLEEMEDIEESYISHYQQG
- a CDS encoding oligosaccharide flippase family protein — encoded protein: MIVKNTFYSTINAFLRFSSTALLYIILARALGVEEFGRFAFALSFSGTFLTFIDYGFNLLVVKEVSQNPEKISDLVKSIINAKILLSLFFTLILFLTLKILNYPKETVIIVAILWLSVIFYSFGFFFNLEAA
- the cysQ gene encoding 3'(2'),5'-bisphosphate nucleotidase CysQ, which gives rise to MREGLVNIHRFLDHAIKLSLEAGREILKIYNSDIVSSSTKSDSSPLTSADLTAHRLLSEGLSSTDLPVLSEEGRDLSFDIRRQWYYLWLIDPLDGTKEFLNKNGEFTVNIALIKENSPVIRSNIRTCKNILYYALKNQGAWKVKGEIKKRLPEYRRGESEPLVITGSRSHHTEESNKFIERLKSLYEQIEFVQAGSALKFCLVAEGVADIYPRFGPTMEWDSAAGQLIVEEAGGKVLDARNSTPLVYNKKILKNPHFVALNNHRLKEVSWIASIAGSQKTM
- the cysC gene encoding adenylyl-sulfate kinase, which translates into the protein MDSVYSRVAENNVVWHNGFVNRVDRNEAYGHKSGLIWFTGLSSSGKSTIAHAFEKRLFEEGIKCYVLDGDNIRHGLNADLGFSENDKRENLRRTVEVARLMVDAGLIVLAAFVSPFRRDRQYIRERFKNDNFLEVYVRCSVDECARRVPKGYYEKTRAGIIKGYTGVDSPYEEPENPDLILDTEKMDKESSISLLYETLMNRGWIG
- a CDS encoding flippase — protein: MIAMMGAISRLLNLSSRDSHLSEILKGGGISFLMSIITIAFGYLFTLIVSRAYGAEAMGILSLCVTFIGVATLIGQLGFETSLVRFVAQYNSNGQRSLIKEVYAKVLKIVIPLSILVSVLIFINADIISQKVFNKPHLETYFRIAALAIVPMVLLNINKQALRGLKRIGEFGLLDGVINYFFALMFLILFSLLLERKTIYPVVAYIVGIIFATVLSSALWFRQIEIRSPSVAINEIKYRKLLSVSISMFFIASMHMIMQWIDTIMLGIFRTEAEVGIYNVALRLANLTAISLFAINSIVAPKFAELYAIKDMEGLKQTIQHSTRLIFWFSAPVLLAFILLPGFFLGFFGDEFKRGAMALIILSIGQFVNSISGSVGYFMNMTGRERACQNILTIATLINILLNYLLIPVFGMIGASIATMISIVFWNLASVVYIKYDTGILTLYIPKLLL